Proteins encoded together in one Chiloscyllium plagiosum isolate BGI_BamShark_2017 chromosome 3, ASM401019v2, whole genome shotgun sequence window:
- the bag2 gene encoding BAG family molecular chaperone regulator 2 has translation MAQSKVNQVKGSDAENKFFRSVSMADRSGRLLETLDNLELRVEALREAAASMEQEKETLLELIQSVQNSRDMKHISEGEREELNVTADRLIGRTLTVMVSVETIRSLQQEEALSKATALIDEVVSKVLEDLRSNKKRLVALYNACSSDTPPGPVDQKFQSIIIGCALEDQKKIKNRLEKLIRNVSNANRSIILLDQQKAEPGNYNHVY, from the exons ATGGCCCAGTCTAAGGTGAATCAGGTAAAGGGGAGCGATGCAGAGAACAAATTCTTCCGCTCTGTGTCCATGGCAGATCGATCGGGGCGATTACTGGAGACACTGGATAACTTAGAGCTGAG GGTGGAAGCTTTGCGGGAAGCAGCGGCTTCAATGGAGCAAGAGAAGGAAACCCTCCTGGAACTAATCCAAAGTGTGCAGAACAGCCGGGACATGAAGCATATCAGTGAAG GGGAACGGGAAGAACTCAATGTAACAGCCGATCGCCTCATTGGCCGAACCCTAACAGTGATGGTTTCTGTGGAGACAATCCGGAGTCTTCAGCAGGAGGAGGCCCTCAGCAAGGCCACTGCATTGATTGATGAGGTGGTCAGCAAGGTCCTAGAGGATTTGAGAAGCAACAAGAAACGCTTGGTGGCTCTCTACAATGCCTGCTCCTCTGACACTCCTCCGGGCCCAGTCGACCAGAAGTTCCAATCTATTATCATTGGCTGCGCCTTAGAAGatcagaagaaaatcaaaaacagaCTGGAAAAGCTGATTAGAAATGTCTCCAATGCTAACAGATCAATCATCCTGTTAGACCAGCAGAAAGCAGAGCCTGGCAACTACAATCATGTGTACTGA